The genomic stretch TTTTTCGGATGATTCTGGTATGTTTCTACGGTTGCAATCTGGAAGCATTTGATTTCGGATATATACTATTTTTCAATTGTGGTGGTGTCTTTCCTCAGCTATGTGTAGTTTCGAGCTGTTTGAGTTTTACTAATTGCAGCTGATGATTTGATAGATATCGTTTGATTGAAAAAAAACGAaaggatatttttcaaaaacgaAAAACGAATCAGCTGATGGAGAGTTGCGTTTGTGGTCTTGATGTTGGATCCTCATTTGCCATCTGCTTCCCTGTTCTAGTGTGTTTTTTCTTCCATCCTGGTTTTATGGATTTTGATTTTTCATTGCAAGTGTAGATTTTCAGCTAAGAATTTCTAACTTCTGATTCAATTTTGATTAGTCGCTGTTTTTGGGAAAGGACTATTAACTAAATCTATGATTTCTATTAGTGACATTGATCACTGATTATTGTCTTGTTACTAATGATTTCCTTTTCACTAACTTGATGTGACAAGCTAAAAACAAGTTGGGTCACACAAGTTGCTATTTCTAATAATGAACTGGTTAAAGAGAAAGATAGATATCAGCATTTTTGCGaggttaattaattattcatttgCTCTCTGATGATGAATGATTCATAAACCTTACGTTCTTCGTTAATTTTCAGGTTTTCTCAAATCCCATTCTAAAACAAAACCGTTGTTTCCACCCTTAAAATGGATGCTTCTGAGATTGAAGAAAATTTAATCTCCATTGGTGAGCCAAAGGTATGGATGCAATAgctcgatttttttttcatagtaGCTAGCTTATTAAATAAGTATTTCTGGTGTTTGACTTGTATTAGTTTTATTTCGGCAATATGTTCAACCTTGGAATATTTTGTAGTAGCTCCATTCTTGACCATGTAGCATCTTTACTGTTGGCTGTTGCGTTCACATGAACTTATGGATAATTATTGCTTTCATAGTGGATCACCCACCCGGACATTCTTAGTGGCTGTTCTCTAGGTATTTTTAGTAACTGACAAAATATGGTCTTGGTGCAGCTACATGGCGAGATGTGCAAGAGCCTGTGTACCATGTATGTGAAGGTGCTTTCGATTTTTCCAGACCTAGAAGCAGCTAGGCCAAGGAGCACATCTGGAATTCAGGCACTATGTGCTCTGCATATTGCGCTCGAGAAGACGAAGAATATTCTACAACACTGTGCAGAGTGTAGTAAACTGTACTTGGTATGAAAGCTTCTGGTTTCCTGTTTATTTTATCGCCTACATAATTATGATCCTCATTCAGATAACTAAAGTAGTAGTTTTGGTATCTTGTCACCCTGCTTAATTTCTTATTGGTTTTCACTACATCACTTACTTCCAGAGAGAGATTTGAAAGCAAGTTCACAGTTATATTTAAAAGCATGCCTGCAACAGTGACTAACTTTATTACTTTTCTACTTGCCAGGCAATAACAGGAGATTCTGTTGTTCTAAAATTTGAGAAGGCGAGATCTGCCCTGGAAGATAGTTTAACTCGGGTTGAAGATATTGTTCCACAAGTTATTGGCACGCAGGTACAATTTTGTACTAGTATTGTTTATTTTTGGAGCTTTTAGTCCTAAATTTGAGTTTTGATTGTGGAAATATCTCACCTCTTTGTTTCCAAGAATTATAAGAGCTATGGGTGGTGAAAACTTACTCAACttaaaacagaaaaaataaaaaacgtatTCAACTTATTTCTGGACGGAGGGGCTAATAATTCTGTGAGCACTCGAAGACTAATTGATGTGCGTCCATGTAATTATTTCTCTGATTTGGGATTGTTATCTTCAAGTTATATAGTACTATGTAAAATTGTCTTTCCAACCTTGCTTTAAATGCTTCATTTGTTCGGTTCTCATCTGAATGGTGTTTTTCCAGATTGGTGAAATTTTAGCTGAGCTCAGAAGGATTGAGTTCGCGCTTGATCCTGTGGAGAAGCAAATTGGTGATGAGATTATTGCTTTGCTCCAGCAAGGAAGGAATTTTAACAGCAGTTCAAATGACAATAATGAGCTTGAATCCTTCCACCAAGCTGCTTCTAAATTGGGTATAACCTCTTCAAGAGCTACACTTAGGGAGAGGAGGGCTTTAAAGAAGCTCATAGACAGAGCTCGGGCTGAGGAAGacaaaaggaaagagtcaaTAATTGCTTATCTTCTTCATCTCATAAGGAAGTATTCAAAGTTGTTCAGAAGTGAGCTATCAGATGATAATGACTCACAAGGTTCAACGCCTTGCTCACCTACTGTTCAAGCATCTTTGGATGATGGCATTGTTCTGGGCCGCAGTGGCTGTGCCTTTGACAGACAGCTGTCAAAACTGAattcttttaattttaagtccAATTTCCGGAGATCAGACCAGATGGCAGTCCCTCCTGAAGAGTTAAGGTGTCCAATATCATTGCAACTTATGTACGATCCAGTTATTATAGCTTCTGGACAAACATATGAAAGGGTTTGCATTGAAAAATGGTTCTGTGATGGACACAATACTTGCCCTAAAACTCAGCAGCAGCTCCCTCATTTATCGTTGACTCCAAATTATTGTGTTAAAGGTTTGGTGGCTACTTGGTGCGAACAGAATGGTATTCCTGTTCCAGATGGCCCACCAGAGTCCCTTGACCTGAATTACTGGCGGTTAGTGTTATCAGAGAGTGACTCTACAAATTTGAAGTCATTTGAAAGTATCAGTTCATGCAAGTGCAAGGGTGTTAAGGTGGTACCTTTGAATGACAGTGGCACCATTGAGGAAGCTGAAGGAAATGAAGAGGAAGAGATTTCTACACAGGAGGATGATTGTGAAGTTAATATCTTTCAGAAATACAAGGATTATCTGAGAATATTGGAGAATGAGGATGACTTGATGAAGAAATGCAAAGTGGTGGAGCAAATAAGACACTTGCTAAAGGATGACGAGGAAGCCAGGATTTATATGGGGGCTAATGGTTTTGTCGAAGCATTGCTGCTATTTTTGGAGTCTGCTGTCTATGCCAAGAATGGGGTGGCTCAGGAAATTGGAGCAATGGCTCTATTCAACCTTGCTGTAAATAATAAAAGGTATGCTAAGATCCAAGTTACAATTTCTGAAGCTTTTAGTAACTATGCTATATATACAAGGTGACTAGAAGTCTTCTGGTTGTGTAATTAAACATGAGTGGCAATGTGGCATTACGCTAGCCATGTCAGAAATCTAATAGTAGTAGCATGTGTTGAATTCTACCATTTCCTGATCATGCATGTGTAACACATCATAtcataaattttaatacaaaCACAAATATCTTAGTCCATCTACTTATTCAGAATAGATCAATTTTTTTCTAGGACCAAAATGACTATATATTCAGAAATGCCTTTTAAAGAACATGCTTTGGCACGTCTCACTCACCACCACTTCTTTTGAGGGCTTGTGTATACTAAATTACCGGAATGCTCACGTGAGACAACTTTTCTGTGCTTTTCAGAAACCAAGAGTTGATGCTGGCATCAGGAGTACTTCCAATATTACAGAACATGATTGTCGATACTGATTCTGCTGGAGCAGCTACAGCTCTTTACCTGAATCTTTCGTGCCTCGAGGAGGTCAAGCCTGTTATAGGAACTACGGAGGCTGTCCCTTTCTTGATCCAGGTTCTTAAGAATGAAAATCACGAGCAATGTAAACTGGATGCTCTCCACACACTCTATAACATTTCGAGTCAAGCCGCGAATATTCCTTACCTCCTGTCAGCTGGCATTGTTGATACCCTCCAAACTCTCATCACATACCCGAGCAACCAAGCTTGGACCGAGAAATGCATTGCTGTGTTAATATATCTAGCCTCAAGCAACACCGCAAGAGATGAGATGATAAAGACTCCTGGGCTGACCAGTTCACTTGCCGCCATTCTGGATGTTGGTGAGCCCATCGAACAAGAACAAGCTGTGGCTTGCCTTCTGATATTATGCAATGCGAGTGAGAAGTGCAGTCAAATGGTCCTACAAGAAGGGGTGATACCTTCGTTGGTGTCCATTTCAGTGAATGGGACTGTGAGAGGGAAACAGAAAGCGCAGAAGCTTCTGATGTTTTTCCGGGAGCAGCGGCAACGAGATCCCCCAACTGGTCCTACCCAGCCGGGGTCTCAGAGTTGTGAGACGGGGCTGGCCTCTGAAGATACAAAGTCAAAGACAGTTTCCAGAAGAAAAGTTGGTAAGGTATGGGGTTTCTTGCGGAAGAAAAAGAGTTTCTCTGTATACCAATGTTAGAAGGGAGTTTACTGCTGTAAAAGTCTTCTGCTTCTTCGATGTTTTACCAACTGGGTTCTACGTCGCACCGGGGCAACGCAAGACAGTAGGATAGATGGTATATGGGTATAAATTAAGGGTAGAAGAAGAGCAATGTGATGAAGAGAATCTTAGTTGTGAATAGTTTGTTGTATATTCTGGGATTCATATATGGAGCCGAGTAACGTTTTGGTATAAGCTTTGCATCTTGAAATGAGCTCCAAATTTCCGTCTTGTTCTTTGCGAAAGCAATTCACCCAATTTTGTGGAGTAGGTGTTTTTTACCCCATAGATGCTCATTTGCTAGTTTCATAGTTCTCTCATTCTTCTGGACACGTAGTTATAGTTGAGTTGCTAGTTGCCACTATGTAATAAACTTTTGCattcaagaaaagaaaatgaaaatacaaATTTGCTAGAATACCAGAGTCTAACTACGGTTTTGTAGCTCTCTTAGTTCatagtttttcttttctctctcttttttagGGGAGATTAACTCTACGAAATGATATCCCTCTTACGTTGCATGGTATACTCTTGAAATTTATATAAGTACACATCGAACAACGTAATTGTTAAAAGGAATGCcaccgttttttatttatccAGGTATTCTCCTTTCATTTTGTAATAATAAGAATATTGTAGGTAAATAATTAGTAGAAATTTCTATATGCATCTTTTAGGCATAAATAGCACACACGACCTAAGTAGCTTCGACGAAACTAGTGTATATTGTATAATACTAAGTTACTAACATAGCAATTTATTAATAGCATGAGCAGATTTGCTTCCTTAAATTGGTTATGTGAATAATAAATATAAGTATAAAACAAATACGAAGCATTAATAAGCCCGTCTAGCTCAGTTGGTAGAGCGCAAGGCTCTTAACCTTGTGGTCGTGGGTTCGAGCCCCACGGTGGgcgttttttattattattattttttttattattattttttgggtTTGAGCCCATTGGATTCTAATTTTACGGTGGgcgttttttattattattattattttttttattattattttttgggtTTGAGCCCATTGGATTCTAATTTTGCTTGCTTAGGTATTTCCTTATTGGGAGCGAGCccatttttatgatttttttgggTTTAAGCTCATTGGATTCTAATTTTTGCTTATGAGTTGTTTTGCTTATGATTTACTCTAATTTTTTGCTTATGATTTATAGGTTCGAGACCAATAGATTATAATTTTTGTTCTCTGGTAACTCTTTTAAATTTCCAAACATGCATGCATTTGATTAAACACACAACCCAAACAAACTAAACAtatacgggttttaagaaaggattataatttgattttatgaaTTGTTTTTGCTTATGTATTGGGTTCGAGCCCATTTTACTCCCAAAATTTTCAAAGCGCATGCATTTGATTAGCACACAACCCAAACGAACTAAACATgtcatttttgttttaaatttatcCGGCAGGCCAAGTTTCCTCCTCAACAATcagaagaaaaagaataatcAATAATGATATGTAGAGAGTATCTATACATAATTTGACAGCCATACATATATTATAATAAATCAATCTAGTatcaaaataaaagtaaaatattagGAGCATGTGTTGGCATGGCACAAACAAGAGAAAAAGAATACTATTGGATGAGTGGAATATCCTTCAAATGTACATGATCCTCCTCCGTCTCCATTTGGTCATCCTTGTAACTGCATCCTAGCGTCTGGTTGAAGGCATGGTTCTCCTCCTGCGAGCCGTCCGACACCGGAGACGTGTTTGCCGACTGATACGAAGAGTACATCGGCGAATCCCCTGCCGACAGCGGCTCTTCCAGCGCCTTTATTCTGCTCTTCCATGAATGCATCCTCTTCACCGATAAATGTATCACTTCTCTCGAAACTGCACCCATTTCGTCTTCCTGCTCCTTCCTCGCTGCGTCCGCGTACGAATACCCCTTCTCGAACTGCACCGATTTCGTCTGCTCCTCCGATTTGCAGTTCTCGTCGATGCTGATTTCCTTCTCACCACATCCGATATCCACCAGCACCGACAGCACGAAGCTCAGCCACGAGATCAGACGCGCCACCGCCCAATCCACCAACGGCAACTGACGGATCACCACCACCGATTTCCTCACCGCCTCGTCCAGGATCTCCGGCAGAGCCTCCGCGCGCCGCACCACCCCATCGATCCCGTCGAATACGGCCGCCGATCGGGGGATGATCGCCTCGAGTTTACCTTCGATCGTCAGGATTTGGTCGTCGATCACGATCAGCAAACCTAAACATCTATGCGCCGCGCTGTGTACGAAGGAGGGGCAGAAGGTGTTGAATATGGAGATGGACTTCTTCGCCATCGGTCCAAGCGGCGCGTCCAGATCCTGCGCCTTGGCGCTGGCTTTGCGAGCGATGGCTACACAGGAAGCGCCGCACGTGTGCAGGGGACGCCGCCGTGGCGATTTTCTGGTGGTGTGTCCGTGAGAAATCCATGGCTGTGGAGGATTAATCGGTTAGGAAAGTAGAAGAAAGTGCAAGTAAAATGAGAGATGAAGATGATACCGAAGTTAGAGAGGAAGCCGCTGAGTTTAGAATGTTTGCAGGAAGCCAAATGAGATTGAGAAGCCCCATTTTTGGAAATGGTGTGGAACAAAAAGGCTACGAAAGAATGCATAAAAAAGCATGGATTCAGGATGGTGTATGGTTGTCATTCAGCGTGGCCGTTTTGTTTGTTGGAGTTGGTCAGAGAGAGGGAAAATGCTGTTATAACTAATAAAACCATTTCCTTATTTTTTCTATTACTATGTATTTTCATTATCAAAATCGCAACAGGCAAACAGAAATTTCAACTCTGAACCATAATTTATGTTGAAGAAGCTTGACATAAATAACAACGAGTCTACAAAGATCTTCCAGTCACTGTGCATATGTCTAAACACATAACTAATCATCATCTCTCCATATCTCACGGAGCAGTTGATATCGGATAGCATTGGTACCTCCCTTTTCCTTAGGCATGAAGCTAAGCTTTGCTAATGCAGCAGAGCTCTGGTAGCTATCGGGGATGATTGTGGTCAAGGGCGAGTCGAGCTCATCTATCTCATCGTCACTGCTGTAGGATTTCTTGAGTGTCGAAAGCCTGCTACTCTTGAGCACTTGCTTCCCTACCTCTCCCACACAGGACAGCAGAGCTGCTGGCGGCGGTGAATACTTTGTAGCAGCTGAGACGTAGGGAAAGCTTGTGACCATATCCTCTGGAGAATCTGGCCTTACCTGAATGCAGAGCAAATCCTTTTCAACTTCGacattttgaaaatattgttgAGCTGATTAAGTTGAAGATGAAGATATGCATGATGGATACTAACCTCTGCACTGAGGATGTGAATTATGTAGGGTGGGATGGGATTGGGGCTGAATTCGTCAGGGACAAAGTTTTTTAGAACCCTCTTGATTATTGCTGGGCCGAACATTGGGCAGaccttttgaaaaaggaaaaggaaatggtTGGATGAGTGTGAAGTTGAATAGGTAATGCTAGTAGACTAGAGATGTTTGGGATGGTCACCTCTTTTCTTGTGGAAACATCGGCAAGCATTTCATAGGGAAGCATCATGAGATCGCTTAGCGAACGGAGGATACAAAATGCCTTGTAAGGTTTTGGTTTGCTGATGTCCCCTAGAGTAACACCTTCGTCATCTGTTGAGTCATCTTCTAATCCAAAGAGATCTGTGAGCCATCTTGACCAGTTTCCAATCTACAACGCAGTGAGAACATTAAACCAACTGCTAACAACACATCAGTTTTTAAGGGTAAGTGGCTGAGAAAAATGTAACAAAAACATACGAAAAAGCAAGTAGTTATAATCTTTCCGGGCACTATAAAGATGATAATTTTTATGTAACATCATGTATGCACTCACAATATTTTTCAATTGTGCTCCAGTGCCAAAGCTTGCTTTGCCAGGCTTCACTGGGAGGACTTTAGTGTCACTGATGGGATCAGAAACAGGATCAGTCGGCATATCTTTGGCAGATTCACGCAGAATAGCATTGAACATTGCCACATCGAGCCTATTAACTAACTGCTGCATCACCTAAAGCAAAAAATGAATCATTGTTATACAAATCCCATTATCGTTAAAATGATGTTTCCTATCAAGCATTGACTGAGAACAGAGTGGCAATGTCTGAAATTTTTCATGCATAGGATATCGAGAGATACCAGTATAACCAGTGCAGACAAGCAGCCACATGTCTGCCCACGGGCCTGAATCGGACAAAGTCTTTCATGGGCATCTTTGAATGCTTTCCTCCACAACTCTATTGAAAAACTTGCCTGCTCATTACCACCCAGATAATTTCTTCTTGAGCTAGCTTTCTTTTTACCTGAGCTTCTTTCTCTGTTACTATCTTTGGAAACAGTGGGCTGCATATGTGGTATAAAAGTCTACAGCAAACAAAAAGCAAATTGGCCTTTAATGTATCTGAGACTAATGCAAATTAATACATGATGGTACGGTTTGGAAGACGAAGAAAACTAACAAACAACCTGCCA from Salvia splendens isolate huo1 chromosome 4, SspV2, whole genome shotgun sequence encodes the following:
- the LOC121798418 gene encoding U-box domain-containing protein 45-like, with translation MDASEIEENLISIGEPKLHGEMCKSLCTMYVKVLSIFPDLEAARPRSTSGIQALCALHIALEKTKNILQHCAECSKLYLAITGDSVVLKFEKARSALEDSLTRVEDIVPQVIGTQIGEILAELRRIEFALDPVEKQIGDEIIALLQQGRNFNSSSNDNNELESFHQAASKLGITSSRATLRERRALKKLIDRARAEEDKRKESIIAYLLHLIRKYSKLFRSELSDDNDSQGSTPCSPTVQASLDDGIVLGRSGCAFDRQLSKLNSFNFKSNFRRSDQMAVPPEELRCPISLQLMYDPVIIASGQTYERVCIEKWFCDGHNTCPKTQQQLPHLSLTPNYCVKGLVATWCEQNGIPVPDGPPESLDLNYWRLVLSESDSTNLKSFESISSCKCKGVKVVPLNDSGTIEEAEGNEEEEISTQEDDCEVNIFQKYKDYLRILENEDDLMKKCKVVEQIRHLLKDDEEARIYMGANGFVEALLLFLESAVYAKNGVAQEIGAMALFNLAVNNKRNQELMLASGVLPILQNMIVDTDSAGAATALYLNLSCLEEVKPVIGTTEAVPFLIQVLKNENHEQCKLDALHTLYNISSQAANIPYLLSAGIVDTLQTLITYPSNQAWTEKCIAVLIYLASSNTARDEMIKTPGLTSSLAAILDVGEPIEQEQAVACLLILCNASEKCSQMVLQEGVIPSLVSISVNGTVRGKQKAQKLLMFFREQRQRDPPTGPTQPGSQSCETGLASEDTKSKTVSRRKVGKVWGFLRKKKSFSVYQC
- the LOC121800234 gene encoding uncharacterized protein LOC121800234, with the translated sequence MGLLNLIWLPANILNSAASSLTSPWISHGHTTRKSPRRRPLHTCGASCVAIARKASAKAQDLDAPLGPMAKKSISIFNTFCPSFVHSAAHRCLGLLIVIDDQILTIEGKLEAIIPRSAAVFDGIDGVVRRAEALPEILDEAVRKSVVVIRQLPLVDWAVARLISWLSFVLSVLVDIGCGEKEISIDENCKSEEQTKSVQFEKGYSYADAARKEQEDEMGAVSREVIHLSVKRMHSWKSRIKALEEPLSAGDSPMYSSYQSANTSPVSDGSQEENHAFNQTLGCSYKDDQMETEEDHVHLKDIPLIQ